The following proteins are encoded in a genomic region of Musa acuminata AAA Group cultivar baxijiao chromosome BXJ2-11, Cavendish_Baxijiao_AAA, whole genome shotgun sequence:
- the LOC135584747 gene encoding DNA polymerase delta small subunit-like isoform X3, whose amino-acid sequence MKVDVEMGGGSPKLLERKQAVYRNLDERYEIHCETYKGQQYSHIYFTRLHYMRNLLYSLVPKWKPNLPVNTVLGLEEEKECIIVGTIYKHMKLKPSILDEYSKERSKVPLVKPHNFVHPDDHLILEDESGRVKLAGSLLDPSAFVTGIVDALHGKETSEGKFFVLDMLEAGLPPQIEQPPSSKDKYVVFVSGLSIGSSTFNPLQFQLLVDHITGHLGDENEQTFASQIVHFIIAGNSVQILQGLLNGQTIAPRDQSTLTEPIKELDILLNQLAAAMPVDIMPGPSDPANFSLPQQPLNRCLFPGASAYNTFISCTNPHQFELDDIQFLGTSGQNIDDLFKYSEAKNKLEFMERTLRWRHLVPTAPNTLGCYPFTDKDPFLIESCPHVYFVGNQDKYETTLLRGSDNQSVRLICIPKFCETGVAVMLNLRNLECHSLSFSTGLNV is encoded by the exons ATGAAAGTAGACGTCGAGATGGGCGGAGGAAGCCCGAAGCTCTTGGAGAGGAAGCAAGCCGTCTACAGGAATCTG GATGAGAGGTATGAGATCCACTGTGAGACGTACAAGGGACAGCAGTACAGCCACATCTACTTTACTCGGCTACACTACATGAGGAATCTCCTTTATTCGCTCGTCCCTAAGTGGAAGCCCAACCTCCCTG tTAATACAGTTTTGGGGcttgaagaagagaaagaatGCATCATCGTGGGCACAATATACAAGCACATGAAACTCAAGCCTTCTATTCTCGATGAATACTCTAAGGAG AGATCTAAAGTTCCTCTGGTGAAGCCTCATAACTTTGTGCACCCTGATGATCATCTTATTTTGGAAGATGAAAGTGGAAGGGTTAAACTAGCTGGAAGTTTGCTCGATCCTTCAGCTTTTGTAACAG GAATTGTAGATGCCCTACATGGAAAGGAAACTAGTGAAGGCAAGTTTTTTGTTCTTGATATGCTGGAAGCTGGTCTACCCCCACAGATTGAGCAGCCACCTAGCTCGA AAGACAAATATGTTGTCTTTGTGTCAGGATTGAGTATTGGGAGCAGCACTTTCAATCCTCTTCAGTTCCAACTTCTTGTTGACCATATCACTGGGCATTTAGGTGATGAAAAT GAACAAACCTTTGCATCTCAAATAGTTCATTTTATAATTGCTGGGAATTCTGTACAAATTCTACAGGGACTTCTTAACGGTCAG ACAATTGCTCCGAGGGATCAGTCTACCTTAACTGAACCAATTAAGGAGCTCGATATTTTATTAAATCAG CTTGCAGCAGCTATGCCTGTTGATATAATGCCAGGACCTAGTGATCCAGCAAACTTTTCCTTGCCTCAGCAG CCCTTAAACAGATGTTTATTTCCTGGAGCATCTGCCTATAATACATTTATTTCATGCACTAATCCTCATCAATTTGAGCTGGATGATATTCA GTTCCTGGGAACATCTGGACAAAATATAGATGATCTTTTCAAGTATTCGGAGGCAAAAAACAAGCTTGAATTTATGGAGAGGACATTAAGATGGAGACACCTGGTACCAACAGCTCCAAACACCCTTG GATGTTATCCCTTCACCGATAAAGACCCTTTCCTCATTGAGAGCTGTCCACATGTTTATTTTGTTGGTAATCAAGATAAGTATGAAACCACGTTATTACGAG GGTCTGACAACCAATCTGTGAGGCTTATCTGCATTCCAAAATTTTGTGAGACTGGAGTTGCTGTCATG CTAAATCTGAGGAATCTTGAATGTCATTCTCTCAGTTTCTCAACAGGCTTGAATGTGTAA
- the LOC103972122 gene encoding protein VACUOLELESS GAMETOPHYTES: protein MGRLGHELVIAHFSHPHPLELTSLHRQPATSCAGCSRDLSDRAYSCKTCGYALDVSCAQMPQRVRHPADASHSLTLLTAGGPFRCNACGADGSAFFYHCGECDLNLHCSCAAMPLSVVHAAHLHPLTLFFFPHYENRGFSCDICGHPGSYQWVYSCAMCGFDAHVGCATAEEAQANPPWHDSEGGGSAPHLALQKMETGVGVRKIDKRKAKRIAKRVAVTVGTSLICTIL, encoded by the coding sequence ATGGGCAGGCTCGGCCATGAGCTGGTCATCGCCCATTTCAGTCACCCCCACCCTTTGGAGCTCACCTCCCTTCATCGGCAACCGGCGACCTCCTGCGCCGGCTGCTCTCGCGATCTCTCCGACCGCGCCTACTCGTGCAAGACATGCGGGTACGCGCTCGACGTATCCTGCGCCCAGATGCCGCAGCGCGTCCGCCACCCGGCCGACGCCAGCCACAGTCTCACCCTCCTCACCGCCGGTGGCCCCTTCCGCTGTAACGCGTGCGGCGCCGACGGCTCCGCGTTCTTCTACCACTGCGGCGAGTGCGACCTCAACCTGCACTGCTCCTGCGCCGCCATGCCGCTGTCTGTGGTCCACGCCGCCCACCTCCACCCTCtcaccctcttcttctttcctcacTACGAGAACAGGGGCTTCTCCTGCGACATCTGCGGGCACCCCGGCTCGTACCAGTGGGTTTACAGCTGCGCCATGTGCGGGTTCGACGCGCACGTCGGGTGCGCGACGGCGGAGGAGGCGCAAGCGAATCCCCCATGGCACGATTCCGAAGGCGGCGGCAGCGCCCCACATTTAGCTCTGCAGAAGATGGAAACCGGCGTGGGTGTTCGTAAGATCGACAAACGCAAAGCAAAGAGGATAGCGAAGAGAGTTGCCGTAACAGTGGGGACGAGCTTAATCTGCACTATCCTATAG
- the LOC135584747 gene encoding DNA polymerase delta small subunit-like isoform X2 codes for MKVDVEMGGGSPKLLERKQAVYRNLDERYEIHCETYKGQQYSHIYFTRLHYMRNLLYSLVPKWKPNLPVNTVLGLEEEKECIIVGTIYKHMKLKPSILDEYSKERSKVPLVKPHNFVHPDDHLILEDESGRVKLAGSLLDPSAFVTGIVDALHGKETSEGKFFVLDMLEAGLPPQIEQPPSSTEDKYVVFVSGLSIGSSTFNPLQFQLLVDHITGHLGDENEQTFASQIVHFIIAGNSVQILQGLLNGQTIAPRDQSTLTEPIKELDILLNQLAAAMPVDIMPGPSDPANFSLPQQPLNRCLFPGASAYNTFISCTNPHQFELDDIQFLGTSGQNIDDLFKYSEAKNKLEFMERTLRWRHLVPTAPNTLGCYPFTDKDPFLIESCPHVYFVGNQDKYETTLLRGSDNQSVRLICIPKFCETGVAVMLNLRNLECHSLSFSTGLNV; via the exons ATGAAAGTAGACGTCGAGATGGGCGGAGGAAGCCCGAAGCTCTTGGAGAGGAAGCAAGCCGTCTACAGGAATCTG GATGAGAGGTATGAGATCCACTGTGAGACGTACAAGGGACAGCAGTACAGCCACATCTACTTTACTCGGCTACACTACATGAGGAATCTCCTTTATTCGCTCGTCCCTAAGTGGAAGCCCAACCTCCCTG tTAATACAGTTTTGGGGcttgaagaagagaaagaatGCATCATCGTGGGCACAATATACAAGCACATGAAACTCAAGCCTTCTATTCTCGATGAATACTCTAAGGAG AGATCTAAAGTTCCTCTGGTGAAGCCTCATAACTTTGTGCACCCTGATGATCATCTTATTTTGGAAGATGAAAGTGGAAGGGTTAAACTAGCTGGAAGTTTGCTCGATCCTTCAGCTTTTGTAACAG GAATTGTAGATGCCCTACATGGAAAGGAAACTAGTGAAGGCAAGTTTTTTGTTCTTGATATGCTGGAAGCTGGTCTACCCCCACAGATTGAGCAGCCACCTAGCTCGA CAGAAGACAAATATGTTGTCTTTGTGTCAGGATTGAGTATTGGGAGCAGCACTTTCAATCCTCTTCAGTTCCAACTTCTTGTTGACCATATCACTGGGCATTTAGGTGATGAAAAT GAACAAACCTTTGCATCTCAAATAGTTCATTTTATAATTGCTGGGAATTCTGTACAAATTCTACAGGGACTTCTTAACGGTCAG ACAATTGCTCCGAGGGATCAGTCTACCTTAACTGAACCAATTAAGGAGCTCGATATTTTATTAAATCAG CTTGCAGCAGCTATGCCTGTTGATATAATGCCAGGACCTAGTGATCCAGCAAACTTTTCCTTGCCTCAGCAG CCCTTAAACAGATGTTTATTTCCTGGAGCATCTGCCTATAATACATTTATTTCATGCACTAATCCTCATCAATTTGAGCTGGATGATATTCA GTTCCTGGGAACATCTGGACAAAATATAGATGATCTTTTCAAGTATTCGGAGGCAAAAAACAAGCTTGAATTTATGGAGAGGACATTAAGATGGAGACACCTGGTACCAACAGCTCCAAACACCCTTG GATGTTATCCCTTCACCGATAAAGACCCTTTCCTCATTGAGAGCTGTCCACATGTTTATTTTGTTGGTAATCAAGATAAGTATGAAACCACGTTATTACGAG GGTCTGACAACCAATCTGTGAGGCTTATCTGCATTCCAAAATTTTGTGAGACTGGAGTTGCTGTCATG CTAAATCTGAGGAATCTTGAATGTCATTCTCTCAGTTTCTCAACAGGCTTGAATGTGTAA
- the LOC135627166 gene encoding uncharacterized protein LOC135627166, which translates to METAKVQHVSKASSDELLSKFAELDDGTPAGPSALLRHASPLVTRKRSRRTVSAGDEAVRARRRRKSKGGLAERKSLLPSSNRRPASLLRKMGIRRPEDGGPGIGLVLAIALEKTWRKTVEGASKVFVEKHHQKHVRLISDMV; encoded by the exons ATGGAGACGGCGAAGGTGCAGCACGTGAGCAAGGCGTCGTCCGACGAGCTCCTCAGCAAGTTCGCCGAGCTCGACGACGGAACCCCGGCCGGCCCCTCCGCCCTCCTCCGCCACGCCTCTCCTCTCGTCACCAGGAAGAGATCCAGGCGCACCGTCTCCGCCGGCGACGAGGCCGTTAGGGCAAGGAGGCGGAGGAAGAGCAAGGGCGGGCTGGCGGAGCGGAAGTCCCTCCTCCCCAGCTCCAATCGCAGGCCCGCTTCCCTGCTCCGCAAGATGGGGATCCGTCGGCCCGAGGACGGCGGCCCTGGAATCGGACTCGTCCTCGCCATTGCTCTTGAGAAG acGTGGCGTAAGACTGTGGAAGGTGCATCGAAGGTGTTTGTAGAAAAGCACCACCAGAAACATGTTCGTCTTATCAGTGACATGGTCTGA
- the LOC135584747 gene encoding DNA polymerase delta small subunit-like isoform X1 produces the protein MKVDVEMGGGSPKLLERKQAVYRNLDERYEIHCETYKGQQYSHIYFTRLHYMRNLLYSLVPKWKPNLPVNTVLGLEEEKECIIVGTIYKHMKLKPSILDEYSKERSKVPLVKPHNFVHPDDHLILEDESGRVKLAGSLLDPSAFVTGIVDALHGKETSEGKFFVLDMLEAGLPPQIEQPPSSNLNFAAAEDKYVVFVSGLSIGSSTFNPLQFQLLVDHITGHLGDENEQTFASQIVHFIIAGNSVQILQGLLNGQTIAPRDQSTLTEPIKELDILLNQLAAAMPVDIMPGPSDPANFSLPQQPLNRCLFPGASAYNTFISCTNPHQFELDDIQFLGTSGQNIDDLFKYSEAKNKLEFMERTLRWRHLVPTAPNTLGCYPFTDKDPFLIESCPHVYFVGNQDKYETTLLRGSDNQSVRLICIPKFCETGVAVMLNLRNLECHSLSFSTGLNV, from the exons ATGAAAGTAGACGTCGAGATGGGCGGAGGAAGCCCGAAGCTCTTGGAGAGGAAGCAAGCCGTCTACAGGAATCTG GATGAGAGGTATGAGATCCACTGTGAGACGTACAAGGGACAGCAGTACAGCCACATCTACTTTACTCGGCTACACTACATGAGGAATCTCCTTTATTCGCTCGTCCCTAAGTGGAAGCCCAACCTCCCTG tTAATACAGTTTTGGGGcttgaagaagagaaagaatGCATCATCGTGGGCACAATATACAAGCACATGAAACTCAAGCCTTCTATTCTCGATGAATACTCTAAGGAG AGATCTAAAGTTCCTCTGGTGAAGCCTCATAACTTTGTGCACCCTGATGATCATCTTATTTTGGAAGATGAAAGTGGAAGGGTTAAACTAGCTGGAAGTTTGCTCGATCCTTCAGCTTTTGTAACAG GAATTGTAGATGCCCTACATGGAAAGGAAACTAGTGAAGGCAAGTTTTTTGTTCTTGATATGCTGGAAGCTGGTCTACCCCCACAGATTGAGCAGCCACCTAGCTCGA ATCTCAATTTTGCTGCAGCAGAAGACAAATATGTTGTCTTTGTGTCAGGATTGAGTATTGGGAGCAGCACTTTCAATCCTCTTCAGTTCCAACTTCTTGTTGACCATATCACTGGGCATTTAGGTGATGAAAAT GAACAAACCTTTGCATCTCAAATAGTTCATTTTATAATTGCTGGGAATTCTGTACAAATTCTACAGGGACTTCTTAACGGTCAG ACAATTGCTCCGAGGGATCAGTCTACCTTAACTGAACCAATTAAGGAGCTCGATATTTTATTAAATCAG CTTGCAGCAGCTATGCCTGTTGATATAATGCCAGGACCTAGTGATCCAGCAAACTTTTCCTTGCCTCAGCAG CCCTTAAACAGATGTTTATTTCCTGGAGCATCTGCCTATAATACATTTATTTCATGCACTAATCCTCATCAATTTGAGCTGGATGATATTCA GTTCCTGGGAACATCTGGACAAAATATAGATGATCTTTTCAAGTATTCGGAGGCAAAAAACAAGCTTGAATTTATGGAGAGGACATTAAGATGGAGACACCTGGTACCAACAGCTCCAAACACCCTTG GATGTTATCCCTTCACCGATAAAGACCCTTTCCTCATTGAGAGCTGTCCACATGTTTATTTTGTTGGTAATCAAGATAAGTATGAAACCACGTTATTACGAG GGTCTGACAACCAATCTGTGAGGCTTATCTGCATTCCAAAATTTTGTGAGACTGGAGTTGCTGTCATG CTAAATCTGAGGAATCTTGAATGTCATTCTCTCAGTTTCTCAACAGGCTTGAATGTGTAA
- the LOC135627654 gene encoding probable E3 ubiquitin-protein ligase ATL44, which yields MPRAARILQANSGLLPAAEPPEPLSVDSDMVVILAALLCALICVVGLALVARCAWIRRSAGAPPAPKSKGLKKKALRALPKVSYDAAAAGGGGLADCPICLADFVEGDEIRILPQCGHGFHVGCVDTWLVSRSSCPFCRRELVFAAAAAASQPSRCQTCGARSGDAAAPSAAAAAEELAKAREDGDASRFLT from the coding sequence ATGCCACGGGCGGCGAGAATTCTGCAGGCGAACTCCGGCCTCTTGCCGGCGGCTGAGCCTCCGGAGCCGCTCTCGGTGGACTCTGACATGGTGGTGATCCTGGCGGCGCTGCTCTGCGCCCTGATCTGCGTCGTGGGGCTCGCCCTCGTGGCTCGCTGCGCCTGGATTCGGCGGTCGGCCGGAGCCCCGCCCGCGCCGAAGAGCAAGGGGctcaagaagaaggcgctcagggCGCTGCCCAAGGTGTCGTACGACGCCGCGGCGGCGGGCGGCGGGGGGCTCGCAGACTGCCCGATCTGCCTCGCGGACTTCGTGGAGGGGGACGAGATCCGCATCCTGCCGCAGTGCGGGCACGGGTTCCACGTCGGGTGCGTCGACACGTGGCTCGTTTCCCGCTCCAGCTGCCCGTTCTGCCGCCGCGAGCTCGTATTCGCTGCCGCGGCCGCAGCCTCCCAGCCATCGCGATGCCAGACGTGCGGAGCACGCTCCGGCGACGCTGCTGCGCCCTCCGCCGCGGCGGCAGCAGAGGAATTGGCGAAGGCCAGAGAGGACGGCGATGCCAGTAGGTTCCTCACCTGA